One Microbacterium trichothecenolyticum DNA window includes the following coding sequences:
- the obgE gene encoding GTPase ObgE, whose amino-acid sequence MVTFVDRVTLHLRAGKGGNGCVSVRREKFKPLAGPDGGNGGSGGDVVLVADPQVTTLLSYHHSPHRSAGNGGFGMGDHRSGALGEDLELPVPIGTVVKDPDGTVLVDMLTPGMRFVAAPGGLGGLGNASLASPKRKAPGFALLGTPGWEGDVVLELKTVADVALVGFPSAGKSSLIAAVSAARPKIADYPFTTLHPNLGVVQSGDVRFTIADVPGLIEGASEGKGLGLEFLRHVERCTALVHVLDCATLDPGRDPLSDLDVILAELGAYPVPEGQTPLLERPQIIALNKIDVPEARELADFVRPDLEARGFRVFEISTVSRAGLRELTFALADIVEQHRIATIDDAPSERIVIRPQGSKKDFEIKVEGGTYGPVYRILGDKPVKWVQQTDFQNEEAVGYLADRLARLGVEDGLFRAGAVAGATVVIGPGDGIVFDWEPTLTSAAELMTAPRGTDPRLVQNPRRTSSERRERYHERMDAKAEARAELETERRAARAAGISPDGDSTVLFDEDDAR is encoded by the coding sequence ATGGTCACCTTCGTCGACCGCGTCACCCTGCACCTGCGTGCGGGCAAGGGCGGCAACGGCTGCGTCTCGGTGCGCCGCGAGAAGTTCAAGCCCCTGGCGGGCCCCGACGGCGGCAACGGCGGCAGCGGCGGCGACGTCGTGCTCGTCGCCGACCCGCAGGTGACCACGCTGCTGTCGTACCACCACTCGCCGCACCGTTCGGCGGGCAACGGCGGCTTCGGCATGGGAGACCACCGTTCGGGTGCCCTGGGCGAGGACCTGGAGCTTCCCGTTCCGATCGGCACCGTGGTGAAAGACCCCGACGGTACGGTGCTCGTAGACATGCTCACCCCCGGGATGCGCTTCGTTGCTGCCCCGGGTGGGCTCGGCGGCCTCGGTAACGCCTCCCTCGCCTCGCCCAAGCGCAAGGCGCCCGGGTTCGCGCTGCTGGGAACTCCCGGCTGGGAGGGCGATGTCGTCCTCGAGCTGAAGACCGTCGCCGACGTGGCGCTCGTGGGCTTTCCTTCGGCGGGCAAGTCGAGCCTCATCGCGGCCGTATCCGCGGCGCGGCCGAAGATCGCCGACTATCCCTTCACGACCCTGCACCCCAACCTCGGTGTCGTACAGTCGGGCGACGTGCGCTTCACCATCGCCGACGTGCCCGGCCTCATCGAGGGAGCGAGCGAGGGCAAGGGGCTCGGTCTGGAGTTCCTGCGACACGTCGAGCGCTGCACCGCCCTCGTGCACGTTCTCGACTGCGCCACGCTCGACCCGGGCCGTGACCCGCTGAGCGATCTCGACGTCATCCTCGCCGAGTTGGGCGCCTACCCGGTGCCGGAGGGGCAGACGCCCCTGCTCGAGCGCCCGCAGATCATCGCTCTGAACAAGATCGACGTCCCCGAGGCCCGGGAGCTCGCTGATTTCGTGCGCCCCGATCTCGAAGCGCGTGGCTTCCGCGTGTTCGAGATCTCCACGGTCAGCCGCGCGGGCCTGCGCGAGCTCACTTTCGCCTTGGCCGACATCGTCGAGCAGCATCGCATCGCGACGATCGACGACGCGCCGTCCGAGCGCATCGTCATCCGGCCGCAGGGCTCGAAGAAGGACTTCGAGATCAAGGTCGAGGGAGGCACGTACGGCCCGGTGTACCGCATCCTCGGCGACAAGCCCGTCAAATGGGTCCAGCAGACCGACTTCCAGAACGAAGAAGCGGTGGGCTACCTCGCCGATCGTCTCGCGCGTCTGGGCGTCGAAGACGGCCTGTTCCGCGCCGGTGCAGTCGCCGGTGCGACCGTGGTGATCGGCCCCGGCGACGGCATCGTCTTCGACTGGGAGCCCACGCTCACATCCGCCGCCGAGCTCATGACCGCGCCCCGGGGTACCGACCCCCGACTGGTTCAGAACCCTCGTCGTACTTCGTCCGAGCGCCGTGAGCGTTACCACGAGCGCATGGATGCCAAGGCGGAGGCCCGTGCCGAGCTCGAGACCGAGCGCCGCGCCGCGCGCGCCGCCGGCATCAGCCCCGACGGGGACTCGACGGTGCTCTTCGACGAGGACGACGCCCGATGA
- a CDS encoding WXG100 family type VII secretion target: MIEHLEVTPLRLSTTAENVKAAGAQIDALLENLTREAATLSTQWSGEAQQAYARAQAQFGERLVNRTALLARLSGALEDLATAYSEADLAGARGLGATA, encoded by the coding sequence ATGATCGAGCACCTCGAAGTCACGCCACTCCGCCTGTCGACGACAGCGGAGAACGTCAAGGCGGCTGGCGCGCAGATCGACGCGCTTCTCGAGAATCTCACGCGCGAGGCAGCGACCCTCAGCACCCAGTGGAGCGGTGAGGCTCAGCAGGCCTACGCGCGTGCTCAGGCGCAGTTCGGCGAACGGTTGGTCAATCGAACCGCCCTGCTGGCTCGATTGAGCGGTGCCCTCGAGGACCTCGCCACCGCGTACAGCGAGGCCGACCTCGCGGGAGCTCGTGGACTGGGGGCGACGGCGTGA
- a CDS encoding DUF4031 domain-containing protein, whose protein sequence is MAILIDDPQWPAHGRLWAHLVSDSDLAELHAFAAAAGIPRRAFDLDHYDVPDERHADLVAAGAEHVGGKELVRRLRASGLRITARERHPRS, encoded by the coding sequence ATGGCCATTCTCATCGACGACCCGCAATGGCCCGCTCACGGCCGACTGTGGGCGCATCTGGTCAGCGACAGCGATCTCGCCGAACTGCACGCCTTCGCCGCCGCAGCCGGAATCCCCCGGCGCGCATTCGATCTCGACCACTACGACGTGCCCGACGAGCGTCACGCCGACCTCGTGGCCGCCGGCGCCGAACACGTCGGGGGCAAGGAACTGGTGCGGCGTCTGCGGGCCTCGGGCCTGCGCATCACCGCTCGCGAACGGCACCCTCGCAGCTGA
- a CDS encoding ABC transporter substrate-binding protein translates to MPSVPSRRSLTRRALSAVAVATVAALSLSSCAGSDPAANGDGEIVWAIEGANLSAGHMDPQTSQLDVSAMVQRAVLDSLVFQEADGSFSPWLATSWQVEDGGATYVFHLRDDVTFHDGTAFDAAAVKANFDRIVDPETASAQAASMLGGDLYAGTDVVDEHTVRVRFTQPYAPFLQAASTSLLGFYSPAVLETKADQLKAGGPGVTVGTGPFELTEYTPDQDIVYTRNDDYAWGPDGGGKPAFQTLRVDILPEASVRVGALTSGQADVVTNLPPNLVSQVPADDTVESLAYPGLPYSLFLNEKYGVFADQNVRQAFTRAIDVDTAVQEIFFGQYPRAWSILGATTPGYDASLENSWPFDPAAANALLDQAGWTGRDADGIRTKDGQRLTARWIAWTPVPDDRAALANAVQSDLKAVGFDLQREVLEPGAYNEQYGPKTFDVTDWGFSGVDPDLLRSHLASDGFQNASQVSDPAVDALLEQGASTTDQAARNGIYAQVQQWNLEHAAIVPLYSPALISAVRPDVTGLTFDLYGRPLFATASVG, encoded by the coding sequence ATGCCTTCCGTGCCCTCCCGCAGGTCGCTCACCCGCCGCGCGCTGTCGGCGGTCGCCGTCGCCACCGTCGCCGCCCTTTCCCTCTCGTCCTGTGCCGGGTCCGACCCCGCCGCGAACGGCGACGGCGAGATCGTCTGGGCCATCGAGGGCGCGAACCTCTCCGCAGGCCACATGGACCCGCAGACCAGCCAGCTCGACGTCTCGGCGATGGTGCAGCGCGCGGTGCTCGACTCCCTGGTGTTCCAGGAGGCCGACGGCTCGTTCTCGCCGTGGCTCGCCACGTCGTGGCAGGTCGAGGACGGCGGCGCCACCTACGTCTTCCACCTGCGCGACGACGTCACGTTCCACGACGGCACCGCGTTCGACGCGGCCGCCGTGAAGGCGAACTTCGACCGCATCGTCGATCCCGAGACGGCGTCGGCGCAGGCGGCATCCATGCTCGGCGGCGACCTGTACGCCGGGACCGACGTCGTGGACGAGCACACCGTCCGCGTCCGTTTCACCCAGCCCTACGCGCCGTTCCTGCAGGCGGCCAGCACGTCACTTCTCGGGTTCTACTCGCCGGCCGTGCTCGAGACCAAGGCCGACCAGCTCAAGGCGGGCGGCCCCGGCGTCACCGTCGGCACCGGCCCGTTCGAGCTCACCGAGTACACGCCCGACCAGGACATCGTGTACACCCGCAACGACGACTACGCGTGGGGCCCCGACGGCGGCGGGAAGCCCGCCTTCCAGACGCTGCGCGTCGACATCCTTCCCGAGGCGTCCGTCCGCGTGGGCGCGCTCACGAGCGGGCAGGCCGACGTCGTGACCAACTTGCCGCCGAACCTCGTCTCCCAGGTGCCCGCCGACGACACCGTCGAGTCGCTCGCCTACCCGGGCCTTCCGTACTCGCTGTTCCTCAACGAGAAGTACGGGGTGTTCGCCGACCAGAACGTGCGCCAGGCCTTCACCCGCGCGATCGACGTCGACACTGCCGTGCAGGAGATCTTCTTCGGCCAGTACCCCCGCGCCTGGAGCATCCTCGGCGCCACCACTCCCGGGTACGACGCCAGCCTGGAGAACTCCTGGCCCTTCGACCCCGCCGCCGCGAACGCCCTGCTCGACCAGGCCGGCTGGACGGGACGGGATGCCGACGGCATCCGCACGAAGGACGGTCAGCGCCTCACCGCCCGCTGGATCGCGTGGACGCCCGTGCCCGATGACCGTGCCGCGCTCGCGAACGCGGTCCAGAGCGATCTGAAGGCCGTCGGCTTCGACCTGCAGCGCGAGGTGCTGGAGCCGGGCGCGTACAACGAGCAGTACGGCCCCAAGACGTTCGACGTCACCGACTGGGGCTTCTCGGGTGTCGACCCCGACCTGCTGCGCAGCCACCTCGCGAGCGACGGGTTCCAGAACGCGTCGCAGGTGAGCGACCCCGCCGTCGACGCCCTCCTCGAGCAGGGCGCGTCCACCACCGATCAGGCCGCCCGAAACGGAATCTACGCGCAGGTGCAGCAGTGGAACCTCGAGCACGCCGCCATCGTGCCGCTGTACAGCCCCGCGCTGATCAGTGCGGTGCGTCCCGACGTGACCGGCCTGACGTTCGACCTCTACGGTCGCCCGCTCTTCGCCACGGCGTCGGTCGGCTGA
- a CDS encoding DUF4233 domain-containing protein — protein MAGVSPREPRAPRARRQRGALESLGAVVLGFESIIVFLGGLVVYGLKVLPFGIEPWWGIVGGVVMAIAMVAVSGLLRHRWAVWAGWALQVLLLLGGFLVPALAVVAVIFGGMWAYATIKGAALDRRNARFAADPDLSNGE, from the coding sequence GTGGCAGGAGTGAGCCCGCGCGAGCCGCGGGCCCCGCGCGCCCGACGGCAGCGGGGAGCGCTCGAGTCGCTCGGCGCGGTCGTGCTCGGCTTCGAGTCGATCATCGTGTTCCTGGGCGGTCTCGTCGTCTACGGCCTGAAGGTGCTGCCGTTCGGCATCGAACCGTGGTGGGGGATCGTCGGCGGTGTCGTCATGGCGATCGCCATGGTGGCCGTCTCGGGGCTGCTGCGCCACCGGTGGGCCGTCTGGGCCGGTTGGGCGCTGCAGGTGCTGCTGCTGCTCGGCGGTTTCCTCGTTCCGGCGCTCGCGGTGGTCGCCGTCATTTTCGGCGGCATGTGGGCGTATGCGACGATCAAGGGAGCGGCGCTCGACCGACGCAACGCCCGGTTCGCCGCAGACCCCGACCTCTCGAACGGAGAATGA
- the rpmA gene encoding 50S ribosomal protein L27 — protein MAHKKGASSTRNGRDSNAQRLGVKRFGGQAVNAGEILVRQRGTHFHPGANVGRGGDDTLFALAAGAVEFGNKGGRKVVNIVAAAE, from the coding sequence ATGGCACACAAAAAGGGCGCAAGCTCCACCCGCAACGGTCGTGACTCCAACGCACAGCGCCTCGGCGTGAAGCGCTTCGGTGGTCAGGCCGTCAACGCCGGCGAGATCCTCGTCCGCCAGCGCGGCACGCACTTCCACCCCGGCGCCAACGTCGGCCGTGGTGGCGACGACACGCTGTTCGCCCTCGCCGCCGGTGCGGTCGAGTTCGGCAACAAGGGCGGCCGCAAGGTCGTCAACATCGTCGCCGCAGCGGAGTAA
- a CDS encoding ABC transporter permease has translation MTRVAFAPVATRRRPRGRSVALALACAVLALIALAAIAPGLLATQDPLVTDVRAALQPPSPAHWFGTDQSGRDVYSRVVWGAGRSVGIGLLATALAFAVGVIAGSLSAVAPRVLDAAAMRVVDVLLAFPEFLVALLVVAVLGPGPVNVAVAVTLAAVPVYIRLARAQTRSLAAAEHVEAARIVGVPAFLVHVRHVLPGVVGAVSVLATIGIGTSILAAAGLSFLGLGPTEPTPEWGLMLSAGRNLLLQAPWVAVFPGLAITATVVSVSVVGRILRARAEERGA, from the coding sequence ATGACCCGTGTCGCCTTCGCCCCTGTCGCGACCCGCCGGCGCCCGCGCGGGCGCTCCGTCGCGCTCGCTCTCGCTTGCGCCGTGCTCGCCCTCATCGCCCTCGCCGCGATCGCTCCGGGGCTGCTCGCGACGCAGGACCCGCTCGTCACCGACGTGCGTGCGGCCCTCCAGCCGCCGAGCCCCGCGCACTGGTTCGGCACCGATCAGAGCGGCCGAGACGTGTACTCCCGGGTCGTGTGGGGCGCGGGGCGCTCGGTCGGCATCGGTCTGCTCGCGACAGCGTTGGCCTTCGCGGTCGGGGTGATCGCCGGTTCGCTCTCCGCGGTCGCACCGCGGGTGCTGGATGCCGCGGCCATGCGCGTCGTCGACGTGCTGCTGGCGTTTCCCGAGTTCCTCGTCGCGCTGCTCGTCGTCGCGGTGCTCGGTCCGGGACCGGTCAACGTCGCCGTGGCCGTGACGCTCGCGGCCGTGCCCGTGTACATCCGCCTCGCGCGGGCCCAGACGCGGTCCCTCGCGGCCGCCGAGCACGTCGAGGCCGCGCGGATCGTCGGGGTGCCCGCGTTTCTCGTGCACGTGCGGCACGTGCTTCCCGGCGTCGTCGGCGCGGTCAGCGTGCTGGCCACGATCGGCATCGGCACGAGCATCCTCGCCGCCGCGGGTCTGAGTTTCCTGGGCCTCGGGCCCACTGAGCCGACGCCGGAATGGGGCCTCATGCTGTCGGCCGGGCGCAACCTCCTGCTGCAGGCGCCGTGGGTCGCGGTCTTCCCGGGCCTGGCGATCACGGCGACGGTCGTGAGCGTCAGCGTCGTGGGGCGCATCCTGCGGGCTCGGGCCGAGGAGCGCGGGGCATGA
- the proB gene encoding glutamate 5-kinase: MTANVRADIPGAARVVVKVGSSSISGDGAHRIDTIVDALSRAHGAGTEVVLVSSGAIATALPLLDLGGRPNDLATQQAAAAVGQNVLMWRYQTSLDRFGLLAGQVLLTAGDLENATHRSNARRAMERLLGLGILPIVNENDTVATHEIRFGDNDRLAALVAQLIGADALVLLSDIECLYTLPPSDPGARPITDVAWGDDLSAFEFGAGVVNGVGTGGAATKASAAKLASTAGVGVLVTSADLVASALAGESIGTWFAPNPDPVTLATGPVGAVGARVH, from the coding sequence ATGACGGCGAACGTTCGCGCCGACATCCCCGGCGCCGCCCGCGTCGTGGTCAAGGTCGGCTCGTCGTCGATCAGCGGCGACGGCGCACACCGTATCGACACCATCGTCGACGCTCTCTCGCGTGCGCACGGCGCCGGTACCGAGGTGGTGCTCGTGTCGTCGGGCGCGATCGCAACGGCGCTGCCCCTGCTCGACCTCGGCGGACGACCCAACGATCTCGCGACGCAGCAGGCGGCCGCCGCGGTCGGTCAGAACGTGCTCATGTGGCGTTATCAGACCTCTCTCGACCGGTTCGGCCTGCTCGCCGGCCAGGTGCTGCTCACCGCGGGCGACCTCGAGAACGCCACGCACCGTTCCAACGCACGGCGCGCCATGGAGCGGCTGTTGGGTCTCGGCATCCTGCCCATCGTGAACGAGAACGACACGGTGGCGACCCACGAGATCCGCTTCGGCGACAACGACCGTCTCGCCGCCCTGGTCGCCCAGCTCATCGGCGCCGACGCCCTCGTGCTGCTCAGCGACATCGAGTGCCTCTACACGCTCCCGCCCAGCGACCCCGGCGCACGCCCGATCACCGACGTGGCCTGGGGCGATGACCTGTCGGCGTTCGAGTTCGGCGCGGGCGTCGTCAACGGCGTGGGCACCGGGGGAGCGGCCACCAAGGCCTCGGCGGCGAAGCTGGCCTCGACCGCTGGAGTCGGCGTGCTCGTCACGAGTGCCGATCTCGTGGCATCCGCCCTCGCGGGTGAGTCGATCGGTACCTGGTTCGCTCCGAACCCCGACCCCGTCACCCTCGCGACCGGTCCCGTGGGCGCCGTGGGCGCGCGGGTACACTGA
- the rplU gene encoding 50S ribosomal protein L21, whose product MVYAVVRAGGRQEKVQVGTVVVLDRQKAKVGESIQLPAVLFVDGDAVTTDADKLAKVSVTAEVLGEERGPKIVIQKFKNKTGYKKRQGHRQDLTRVKITGIK is encoded by the coding sequence GTGGTTTACGCAGTTGTGCGCGCCGGCGGCCGCCAGGAGAAGGTCCAGGTCGGCACGGTCGTCGTGCTCGACCGCCAGAAGGCGAAGGTCGGCGAGAGCATCCAGCTGCCCGCCGTTCTGTTCGTCGACGGCGACGCGGTCACGACCGACGCCGACAAGCTCGCGAAGGTCTCGGTCACGGCCGAGGTGCTCGGCGAGGAGCGCGGTCCGAAGATCGTGATCCAGAAGTTCAAGAACAAGACCGGCTACAAGAAGCGCCAGGGCCACCGCCAGGACCTCACGCGCGTCAAGATCACCGGCATCAAGTAA
- a CDS encoding dipeptide ABC transporter ATP-binding protein, with translation MTGSARDRDAEATAGADRGADVTAAGLHVRNLRISSATGDLVRGLDLDVAPGECVAIVGESGTGKSLSARALLGLLPASLTGSADALVIDGVDARALAERGWRRLRGRRIALVSQDALVSLDPLRRVGAEVAEPLRIHEPRVRGTALRDRVRGALERVALPEPDRRARQYPHELSGGLRQRALLASALAADPVILVADEPTTALDATVQARVLDQLRRVADDGVAVVLISHDLAAVRRVADRVVVMHAGRAVETGETAAVLATPRDPQTRALVAATRHEPLHRAPRLDAPLLTGDGLTKRFGDRVAVNDVGFTLQRGRTLAVVGESGSGKTTLARMIVGVSEPDAGLLTFDGYPWSPEAARGPARRRVQLVPQNPWGSLDPRWSVTRTLSEALASASVPRSQRRAAVDALLDEVGLDPGFGRRLPAQLSGGQRQRVAIARALATDPDLLVLDEPVSALDATVRARILDRLRALQRDRDLAMVFITHDLDVVAGIADDVIVMQDGRVVDAGTVACVFAEPRHPFTRELLSAAGLAPPGRVPPPP, from the coding sequence ATGACCGGGTCAGCGCGGGACAGGGATGCCGAAGCCACCGCGGGCGCCGACCGGGGCGCAGACGTCACCGCGGCCGGGCTGCACGTGCGAAACCTGCGCATCTCCAGCGCCACCGGAGACCTCGTGCGGGGCCTCGACCTCGACGTCGCCCCCGGGGAGTGCGTGGCGATCGTCGGCGAGTCGGGCACGGGCAAGTCGCTGAGCGCACGAGCGTTGCTCGGTCTGCTCCCCGCGTCGCTGACGGGAAGCGCCGACGCGCTCGTCATCGACGGCGTCGACGCGCGCGCGCTTGCGGAGCGGGGATGGCGTCGCCTGCGCGGGCGCCGGATCGCGCTGGTGTCGCAAGACGCGCTGGTCTCGCTCGACCCGCTGCGGCGGGTGGGCGCCGAGGTGGCCGAACCGCTTCGCATCCATGAGCCCCGGGTACGGGGCACGGCCCTGCGCGACCGGGTACGCGGTGCGCTGGAGCGGGTCGCGCTGCCCGAGCCGGACCGCCGCGCTCGGCAGTACCCCCACGAGCTGTCCGGCGGGCTGCGACAGCGCGCGCTGTTGGCATCCGCTCTCGCCGCCGACCCCGTCATCCTCGTCGCCGATGAGCCGACGACGGCTCTGGATGCCACGGTGCAGGCGCGCGTCCTGGACCAACTGCGGCGCGTGGCCGACGACGGCGTCGCGGTGGTTCTGATCAGCCACGATCTCGCGGCGGTGCGGCGCGTCGCCGATCGCGTCGTCGTCATGCACGCCGGCCGCGCCGTCGAGACCGGGGAGACCGCCGCGGTCCTCGCGACACCCCGTGACCCGCAGACACGGGCACTGGTGGCAGCCACTCGGCACGAGCCGTTGCACCGGGCTCCGCGGCTCGACGCCCCTCTCCTGACCGGCGACGGCTTGACGAAGCGGTTCGGCGACCGGGTCGCGGTGAACGACGTGGGCTTCACGCTGCAGCGGGGCCGCACACTCGCCGTCGTGGGCGAGTCGGGCTCGGGCAAGACGACCCTCGCCCGGATGATCGTGGGCGTGAGCGAGCCCGATGCTGGCTTGCTCACCTTCGACGGCTACCCCTGGTCGCCCGAGGCCGCCAGAGGCCCTGCCCGTCGCCGCGTCCAACTCGTTCCGCAGAACCCGTGGGGCTCGCTCGATCCGCGTTGGAGCGTGACGCGGACGCTCTCCGAGGCGCTGGCGTCGGCGAGCGTGCCGCGATCGCAACGCCGTGCCGCGGTCGACGCCCTGTTGGACGAAGTGGGCCTCGACCCCGGGTTCGGCCGTCGCCTTCCCGCGCAGCTGTCGGGTGGGCAGCGTCAGCGCGTCGCGATCGCCCGTGCCCTGGCGACGGACCCGGATCTTCTCGTGCTCGACGAGCCGGTGTCGGCACTGGATGCCACGGTGCGCGCACGCATCCTCGATCGCCTGCGGGCGCTGCAGCGCGACCGCGACCTGGCGATGGTGTTCATCACGCACGATCTCGACGTCGTGGCCGGAATCGCCGACGACGTCATCGTGATGCAGGACGGCCGCGTGGTCGACGCGGGCACCGTCGCGTGCGTGTTCGCCGAGCCCCGGCATCCCTTTACCCGCGAGCTCCTGTCGGCGGCAGGCCTGGCCCCACCCGGCCGCGTCCCACCGCCACCTTGA
- the ndk gene encoding nucleoside-diphosphate kinase yields MATEETLVLVKPDGVARGLTGAILARIEAKGYALVDIRLVEPDRETLAQHYAEHEGKPFYEPLLEFMLSGPSVAIRLAGNRVIEGFRSLAGTTDPTTAAPGTIRGDFGRDWGLKVQQNLVHGSDSVESAERELAIWFA; encoded by the coding sequence ATGGCCACCGAAGAGACCCTTGTCCTGGTCAAGCCCGACGGCGTCGCCCGCGGACTGACCGGCGCCATCCTCGCCCGCATCGAGGCGAAGGGGTACGCGCTCGTCGACATCCGCCTCGTCGAGCCCGACCGCGAGACCCTCGCCCAGCACTACGCCGAGCACGAGGGAAAGCCGTTCTACGAGCCGCTGCTCGAGTTCATGCTTTCCGGCCCCTCGGTCGCCATCCGTCTCGCCGGCAACCGCGTGATCGAGGGCTTCCGCTCGCTGGCCGGCACGACCGACCCCACCACCGCCGCCCCCGGCACGATCCGCGGCGACTTCGGCCGCGATTGGGGCCTGAAGGTGCAGCAGAACCTCGTCCACGGCAGCGACAGCGTCGAGTCCGCCGAGCGCGAGCTGGCGATCTGGTTCGCCTGA
- a CDS encoding ABC transporter permease yields MIARIGGVVASVVLVLWGAATLAFVAFRIIPGDPVEVMLGPQAQVSDAVKDTIRADLGLDQPVIVQYAAFLGRLVRGDLGESYQLRLPVAEVIGRQLGPTLQLAALALAIAVVLALASALLVRSRTGRSLASGIELVVLSSPVFWTGLVLLSVFSFQLGWFPASGTREASAIVLPAVTLALPVAALLAQMLRDGVQAAEREPFLLTVRARGATPLREAVHHTLRHASVGGVTLAAYLLGSLLGGAVLVETVFARPGIGRVTLTAITDRDLPVITGVILLSALVFVVVNTLVDLVAPLLDPRLRGASAALRVRAGVPA; encoded by the coding sequence GTGATCGCGCGTATCGGCGGGGTCGTGGCATCCGTCGTCCTGGTGCTGTGGGGCGCGGCGACGCTGGCGTTCGTCGCGTTCCGGATCATCCCGGGCGACCCGGTTGAGGTCATGCTCGGCCCTCAGGCGCAGGTGAGCGATGCGGTGAAGGACACCATCCGCGCCGATCTGGGCTTGGATCAGCCGGTCATCGTGCAGTACGCGGCGTTCCTCGGGCGGCTCGTGCGCGGCGACCTGGGGGAGTCGTATCAGCTGCGTCTTCCGGTCGCGGAGGTCATTGGACGCCAGCTCGGACCGACCCTGCAGCTCGCGGCGCTCGCGCTCGCGATCGCCGTCGTGCTGGCCCTCGCGTCGGCGCTGCTCGTGCGGAGCCGGACCGGCAGGTCCCTGGCATCCGGGATCGAGCTCGTCGTGCTGTCGTCGCCGGTGTTCTGGACCGGCCTGGTGCTCCTGAGCGTGTTCTCGTTCCAACTGGGCTGGTTCCCGGCGTCGGGTACGCGCGAGGCGTCGGCGATCGTGCTGCCCGCGGTGACCCTGGCTCTGCCGGTCGCGGCGCTGCTCGCGCAGATGCTGCGCGACGGGGTGCAGGCGGCCGAGCGCGAGCCGTTCCTGCTCACGGTGCGCGCCCGCGGGGCCACGCCGCTGCGCGAGGCCGTGCACCACACGCTGCGCCACGCCAGCGTCGGCGGCGTGACCCTCGCGGCCTACCTGCTCGGATCGCTCCTGGGCGGCGCAGTGCTGGTGGAGACCGTGTTCGCGCGTCCCGGCATCGGCCGGGTGACACTGACGGCGATCACCGACCGCGACCTCCCCGTGATCACCGGGGTGATCCTGCTGAGCGCCCTCGTGTTCGTCGTCGTGAACACGCTCGTCGACCTCGTGGCGCCGCTGCTCGACCCGCGGCTGCGCGGGGCGTCGGCGGCTCTGCGCGTGCGCGCGGGGGTCCCGGCATGA
- a CDS encoding YbaB/EbfC family nucleoid-associated protein encodes MTLSDDSLTALGQARARVQAQTAQARVLAHDASRMADEVRTATATRTSVGREVRVSANASGRVDRIDISPRALDLDAATLSRIVTETVRETQRDAADAALRRMAESLGDSSPLVASTRHRIDDEYAGPTTGTVGR; translated from the coding sequence ATGACCTTGTCTGACGACTCGCTCACCGCTCTGGGGCAGGCGCGCGCACGCGTGCAAGCCCAGACTGCGCAGGCGCGAGTGCTCGCGCACGATGCTTCGCGCATGGCCGACGAGGTACGCACCGCGACAGCGACACGGACGTCGGTCGGTCGTGAAGTGCGCGTCTCGGCGAACGCGAGCGGTCGCGTGGACCGCATCGACATCTCGCCGAGAGCCTTGGATCTCGACGCGGCGACGCTCTCGCGCATCGTGACCGAGACGGTGCGCGAGACACAGCGGGATGCCGCCGATGCCGCGCTTCGGCGCATGGCGGAGAGCCTGGGTGATTCGTCGCCGCTGGTCGCATCGACCCGTCATCGGATCGACGATGAGTACGCGGGCCCGACCACGGGAACGGTGGGCCGATGA
- a CDS encoding vitamin K epoxide reductase family protein gives MSETVTPRRPVVVAVWLIFAGIVGWWAAFSLTMDKFQQLADPSAAASCDFSVLVQCSANLQSPQGSVFGFPNPIIGLAAWVAPIVVGMALLAGARFARWFWALFWLGFAFAITFVIWLISQSIFVLATLCPWCMVTWSVVIPSFFVVTLHVLREGVVPGERVRHIADRLMHWVPLMTLAAFVVIAVIAQLRLDVLGQI, from the coding sequence ATGAGCGAAACCGTCACGCCGCGTCGCCCCGTCGTCGTCGCCGTCTGGCTCATCTTCGCGGGGATCGTCGGGTGGTGGGCCGCTTTCTCGCTCACGATGGACAAGTTCCAGCAGCTCGCCGATCCCTCAGCCGCCGCGTCGTGCGACTTCAGCGTTCTCGTGCAGTGCTCCGCCAACCTGCAGTCCCCGCAGGGCAGCGTCTTCGGCTTCCCGAACCCCATCATCGGGCTGGCCGCCTGGGTTGCGCCGATCGTGGTCGGTATGGCGCTCTTGGCCGGTGCGCGTTTCGCGCGGTGGTTCTGGGCGCTCTTCTGGCTCGGCTTCGCCTTCGCGATCACCTTCGTGATCTGGCTGATCTCGCAGAGTATCTTCGTGCTCGCGACCCTCTGCCCGTGGTGCATGGTGACGTGGTCGGTCGTGATCCCGTCATTCTTCGTGGTGACCCTCCACGTGCTGCGCGAGGGTGTGGTGCCCGGTGAACGGGTTCGCCACATCGCCGACCGTCTCATGCACTGGGTGCCCCTGATGACCCTCGCCGCGTTCGTCGTGATCGCCGTGATCGCGCAGCTGCGTCTCGACGTGCTGGGCCAGATCTGA